The Montipora foliosa isolate CH-2021 chromosome 1, ASM3666993v2, whole genome shotgun sequence genome has a window encoding:
- the LOC138000959 gene encoding histamine H2 receptor-like, protein MSGSDNRNATNKTEVSSLLASSDCIPWMVVLISECVAIVVLNLITMAVFMTQRQMQRRGTYILIQNLTMTDFLAGVISGSLQIERIGEYCDSWEYTMDVSSWADLIKFVFLHIFSFASLANLAVISLERVHATYRPSRHLFMNRRVYYVTIAIIWLIAIIREALQITLIKMHSQNLGNIVIVMDSALYVAYYLLVLLVVCICYTSIFIKVRFGPRLNRLDNGVIMRERQLSAILFAVTVASLITLLPIITFICLNRFHPDFPSWKSPVHFHLRMFAITCFMSNSLVNPIIYAMRMQGFRTGVRNLLCCGAPADANMAAIPL, encoded by the coding sequence ATGTCTGGCAGTGACAACAGAAATGCGACCAACAAAACCGAAGTGTCTTCACTCCTCGCCTCATCAGATTGCATTCCGTGGATGGTTGTGCTAATATCTGAATGCGTAGCCATAGTGGTCCTCAATCTTATCACCATGGCTGTATTCATGACACAGCGCCAGATGCAGCGCCGAGGAACTTACATTCTTATCCAAAATCTTACGATGACTGATTTCTTGGCGGGGGTTATTTCAGGTTCCCTTCAGATTGAACGAATCGGTGAATATTGTGATTCCTGGGAGTACACCATGGATGTCAGTTCTTGGGCTGATCTGATCAAATTTGTATTTCTCCATATCTTCTCCTTTGCTTCGCTTGCAAATCTTGCTGTCATCTCGTTGGAGCGCGTGCACGCCACATACCGTCCTTCCAGGCATCTATTCATGAACAGACGAGTCTACTACGTCACTATAGCCATCATTTGGCTGATAGCCATTATCAGAGAAGCTCTTCAAATCACGTTAATCAAAATGCATTCTCAAAAtctcgggaatatcgttatagtAATGGATTCCGCTCTGTATGTGGCATACTATTTGCTAGTTCTCCTTGTTGTATGCATTTGCTACACTTCAATTTTTATCAAGGTTCGTTTTGGCCCGCGATTGAACCGCCTCGACAACGGAGTTATCATGAGAGAGCGCCAgctatccgccattttgtttgctgttACAGTTGCTTCCCTGATCACTCTCTTGCCCATTATAACATTTATATGTCTGAATCGGTTCCATCCTGATTTCCCTTCGTGGAAAAGTCCTGTACATTTTCACCTGCGAATGTTCGCAATAACATGTTTTATGTCAAACTCGTTGGTAAATCCCATCATCTACGCCATGCGCATGCAAGGTTTCCGCACTGGCGTGAGAAATTTACTTTGCTGTGGCGCTCCTGCTGATGCAAACATGGCCGCTATTCCACTTTAA